The following are encoded in a window of Anopheles stephensi strain Indian chromosome X, UCI_ANSTEP_V1.0, whole genome shotgun sequence genomic DNA:
- the LOC118513619 gene encoding uncharacterized protein LOC118513619 isoform X2 — MENTPRKIVVLNMRDGKYVLSEKPQPTASSSQPTLHPDFIKQLPTAKNTSKNIQPPTNIVHRSVSAASSSQPTLHPDFIKQLPTAKNISKNIQPATNIVHRNVPASISDSIFSASNKPNISKPISSNSPINLETTKSSIDAGLRDLLVSIGQKMDDMTKKLQIWTRNLMK, encoded by the exons ATGGAAAa CACACCACGCAAGATTGTGGTGCTCAATATGAGAgacggaaaatatgttttatccgAGAAGCCGCAGCCTACAG cttcctcatcacaaccaacactacatccagattttataaaacaactaccgacggcaaaaaatacatcaaagAACATCCAACCTCCAACAAACATCGTTCACCGCAGTGTTTCCGCAG cttcctcatcacaaccaacactacatccagattttataaaacaactaCCAACGGCAAAAAATATATCCAAGAACATCCAACCTGCAACAAACATCGTTCACCGCAATGTTCCCGCATCCATTTcggattccattttttccgcATCCAACAAACCCAACATTTCCAAACCCATAAGCAGCAATAGTCCCATAAATCTAGAGACAACAAAATCTTCTATAGACGCAGGATTGCGCGATCTTTTAGTTTCAATTGGACAGAAAATGGATGACATgacaaaaaaattacaaatttggaCCAGAAActtaatgaaatag
- the LOC118513619 gene encoding uncharacterized protein LOC118513619 isoform X1, with the protein MERLVEEFTRVGLVRKCEMAGLATSGSKEDLAKRIMDSGITLEAVPEQNSIEDAANTTGYMDAESGSLVDATKTAIIHTPVQPYSFRDVEDGIEPYGADLTKDIRAWFDDFEGVAKMALWSEDQMFIMCRRKMVGIARSFLATEKTLSSYPVLRSKLIKEFEKIVRSGDVHRRLMARRKTHKETMLEYVYEMQRIDRDADIDECSLIEYIVDGVTHETRMRASLYRTSNMTELKQELLFLERAEAKRTSEKSVTRVEPRNQRKCYNCGDVGHEAKKCVKEENPKKCFECGGVGHRARECDSRTKGPKCYSCGERGHVSNSCPRNRNRHNPGNTNLVSSENSGTVDMRIGQYYFKTLFDTGSEYSLLQYSVRNKIGSLLLAKTDMVFNGFGEKKTKALGRVETEVCIDGQTYPVMSFYVVPDNSSVYEVILGRDALCAMDALVTAEGLTPSSVKLKPRVSENQEQFDVLCANALTINGANEVSIHHQYRNETEHRPGSSSASKRFRFKFCACEK; encoded by the coding sequence ATGGAACGATTGGTGGAAGAATTTACGCGTGTTGGCCTAGTGCGAAAGTGTGAAATGGCTGGCTTGGCTACGTCCGGCAGTAAAGAGGACCTGGCGAAACGGATCATGGATTCCGGAATAACCTTAGAAGCCGTTCCCGAACAAAATTCCATCGAAGATGCCGCGAACACAACGGGCTATATGGATGCGGAAAGCGGATCGCTAGTAGACGCGACAAAAACGGCCATAATCCATACACCAGTGCAGCCATACTCATTCCGAGATGTGGAGGACGGAATTGAGCCCTATGGAGCGGATTTGACAAAGGATATTAGAGCGTGGTTCGACGATTTTGAGGGTGTCGCAAAAATGGCACTGTGGTCCGAAGACCAAATGTTCATCATGTGTCGACGTAAGATGGTGGGCATTGCGAGAAGTTTCCTGGCAACGGAAAAAACTTTATCATCCTACCCGGTGTTACGATCTAAGCTGATAAAGGAATTCGAAAAGATAGTGCGCTCGGGTGATGTTCATAGAAGGCTTATGGCTCGACGGAAAACGCATAAGGAAACTATGCTTGAGTACGTATATGAAATGCAACGCATAGATCGTGACGCCGATATTGACGAATGCAGCCTAATCGAATACATCGTGGACGGCGTGACCCATGAAACAAGAATGCGTGCGTCACTGTATCGAACGAGCAACATGACCGAGCTAAAGCAGGAATTGTTATTCCTTGAAAGAGCAGAAGCCAAAAGAACATCGGAAAAGAGTGTTACGCGAGTTGAACCAAGAAATCAACGAAAATGTTACAATTGTGGCGATGTCGGACATGAAGCTAAGAAGTGTgttaaagaagaaaacccgaaaaaatgcttcgagtgtggtggtgttggtcaTCGAGCAAGGGAATGTGATTCTCGAACAAAAGGACCGAAATGTTATTCGTGCGGTGAGCGCGGCCACGTGTCGAACAGTTGTCCAAGAAATCGAAACAGGCACAATCCTGGGAATACGAACCTCGTTTCGAGTGAAAATAGTGGAACTGTTGACATGCGCATCGGGCAATACTATTTCAAAACGCTTTTTGACACCGGCAGCGAATACAGTTTGTTACAATACAGTGTTAGGAACAAAATCGGTAGCCTATTGTTGGCAAAGACCGACATGGTATTCAACggttttggtgaaaaaaaaacgaaggcatTGGGTCGGGTAGAAACCGAAGTGTGTATCGACGGGCAAACTTATCCGGTAATGTCTTTTTATGTGGTCCCAGACAATAGCAGTGTTTACGAAGTGATTTTGGGAAGGGATGCGTTGTGTGCGATGGACGCCTTGGTAACTGCGGAGGGTTTAACGCCCTCCTCAGTTAAACTTAAACCAAGAGTGAGCGAGAATCAGGAACAATTCGATGTGTTGTGTGCGAATGCCTTGACGATAAACGGCGCAAATGAAGTATCAATACATCATCAGTATCGGAATGAGACAGAGCATCGGCCCGGATcaagcagtgcttcaaaaaggttcagattcaaattctgcgcttgtgaaaaataa